A stretch of Rhinoderma darwinii isolate aRhiDar2 chromosome 4, aRhiDar2.hap1, whole genome shotgun sequence DNA encodes these proteins:
- the LOC142761193 gene encoding histone H3-like centromeric protein A, with product MEIRKYQKSTNLLIQKTPFFRLVREICLKYSRGVFYYWQSTALMALQESAEDFLVSLFEDSYLFSHQANRGTLFVKDMQLARRIRGIPYEL from the exons atggaaataagaaagtaccaaaaatcaaccaatctgctcattcagaaaaccccgtttttccgcctg gtgagagagatctgcctgaagtattcccgcggcgtgttttactactggcaaagcaccgcacttatggcgctacaagag tcagctgaggacttcctcgtgagtctctttgaagattcttacctcttcagtcaccaggccaataggggcactctctttgtaaaggacatgcagctcgcacggagaatccgaggcatcccgtatgaactgtga